Proteins encoded by one window of Nicotiana tabacum cultivar K326 chromosome 10, ASM71507v2, whole genome shotgun sequence:
- the LOC107769317 gene encoding uncharacterized protein LOC107769317 isoform X1, whose protein sequence is MEEPLLTGKAASETGQRGSERWSSYENVGRAGSVIPTTSLAGSEVSVDEIRSAASMSVPYSPSLHAPLVSSPQSQSQPQFYAEQGIVYQGGYYGAAGETASDARRQVLDEVEVRELLIDHVGHRCCWGSRPARTWKIHAIEDCNVYVGTLETFAEERDTIIEKEPYSSGSIDGKDKGPEMGIWELDLRSEFPVLFVPYKESRLRIPHSETIEKCSACDGRGNVVCPTCNADQEPGFYKEGQMAQCPTCYGRGLIAHKDGSDSICLKCKGNGKLPCVTCESRGLIKCQTCQGGGSLLSRKVAVVRWRTLSTRKVNATSGAGSVPDDVFHRAKGVQLCNNQAYQCTPAYFADSYFLNKFSSEVIAERPSIPTTARIICERHTISVVPVTRVTMTDRNRSFSFYIIGNGREVYMKDYYPSRFCWGLCPCLEWLKL, encoded by the exons ATGGAGGAGCCACTGTTGACAG GGAAAGCAGCAAGCGAAACAGGTCAAAGAGGGAGTGAGAGATGGAGCTCTTATGAGAATGTGGGAAGGGCGGGCTCTGTGATTCCTACGACTTCTTTGGCCGGATCAGAAGTCAGCGTCGATGAGATTCGGTCTGCTGCTTCTATGTCAGTTCCTTACTCTCCTTCTCTCCATGCCCCCTTGGTCAGCTCTCCCCAATCCCAATCTCAGCCACAATTTTATG CAGAGCAAGGGATTGTTTATCAGGGTGGGTACTATGGAGCTGCAGGTGAAACTGCCAGTGATGCAAGGAG GCAAGTGCTGGACGAGGTAGAAGTACGAGAGTTGCTTATAGATCATGTTGGCCATCGCTGCTGTTGGGGAAGTCGACCAGCTCGGACCTGGAAGATTCATGCAATTGAAGACTGCAATGTCTATGTGGGGACGCTAGAAACTTTCGCAGAAGAGAGAGATACAATTATAGAGAAGGAGCCATACTCCAGTGGCAGCATTGACGGAAAAGATAAAGGGCCTGAAATGGGAATATGGGAATTGGATTTAAGGTCTGAATTTCCTGTTTTGTTTGTACCTTACAAGGAGTCACGACTGAGAATTCCTCATTCGGAAACTATAGAGAAATGTTCAG CTTGTGATGGTCGAGGAAATGTAGTTTGTCCTACTTGCAATGCAGATCAAGAGCCAGGGTTTTACAAGGAGGGTCAAATGGCCCAGTGTCCTACTTGCTACGGAAGGGGTCTAATTGCTCACAAGGACGGATCTGACTCAAT ATGCCTGAAGTGTAAAGGTAACGGGAAACTTCCTTGTGTGACATGTGAATCTCGTGGCCTGATCAAATGCCAAACATGCCAAGGTGGTGGTTCTCTTTTGTCACGGAAAGTAGCTGTTGTTAGATG GAGGACACTTTCAACCCGGAAAGTAAACGCTACAAGTGGAGCAGGTTCTGTTCCAGATGACGTGTTTCACCGAGCAAAGGGAGTTCAGTTGTGCAATAACCAAGCTTACCAGTGCACTCCAGCCTACTTTGCTGATTCATATTTTCTTAACAAGTTCTCTTCTGAAGTAATTGCAGAGAGGCCTTCAATACCTACTACTGCAAGGATCATATGCGAGCGCCACACCATCTCTGTTGTCCCGGTGACTCGCGTGACCATGACTGATCGTAATCGCTCCTTCAGTTTCTATATTATTGGAAATGGAAGAGAGGTTTATATGAAAGACTACTATCCTTCTAGGTTTTGTTGGGGCCTTTGTCCTTGCTTGGAATGGTTGAAACTATAA
- the LOC107769317 gene encoding uncharacterized protein LOC107769317 isoform X2, whose translation MEEPLLTGKAASETGQRGSERWSSYENVGRAGSVIPTTSLAGSEVSVDEIRSAASMSVPYSPSLHAPLVSSPQSQSQPQFYEQGIVYQGGYYGAAGETASDARRQVLDEVEVRELLIDHVGHRCCWGSRPARTWKIHAIEDCNVYVGTLETFAEERDTIIEKEPYSSGSIDGKDKGPEMGIWELDLRSEFPVLFVPYKESRLRIPHSETIEKCSACDGRGNVVCPTCNADQEPGFYKEGQMAQCPTCYGRGLIAHKDGSDSICLKCKGNGKLPCVTCESRGLIKCQTCQGGGSLLSRKVAVVRWRTLSTRKVNATSGAGSVPDDVFHRAKGVQLCNNQAYQCTPAYFADSYFLNKFSSEVIAERPSIPTTARIICERHTISVVPVTRVTMTDRNRSFSFYIIGNGREVYMKDYYPSRFCWGLCPCLEWLKL comes from the exons ATGGAGGAGCCACTGTTGACAG GGAAAGCAGCAAGCGAAACAGGTCAAAGAGGGAGTGAGAGATGGAGCTCTTATGAGAATGTGGGAAGGGCGGGCTCTGTGATTCCTACGACTTCTTTGGCCGGATCAGAAGTCAGCGTCGATGAGATTCGGTCTGCTGCTTCTATGTCAGTTCCTTACTCTCCTTCTCTCCATGCCCCCTTGGTCAGCTCTCCCCAATCCCAATCTCAGCCACAATTTTATG AGCAAGGGATTGTTTATCAGGGTGGGTACTATGGAGCTGCAGGTGAAACTGCCAGTGATGCAAGGAG GCAAGTGCTGGACGAGGTAGAAGTACGAGAGTTGCTTATAGATCATGTTGGCCATCGCTGCTGTTGGGGAAGTCGACCAGCTCGGACCTGGAAGATTCATGCAATTGAAGACTGCAATGTCTATGTGGGGACGCTAGAAACTTTCGCAGAAGAGAGAGATACAATTATAGAGAAGGAGCCATACTCCAGTGGCAGCATTGACGGAAAAGATAAAGGGCCTGAAATGGGAATATGGGAATTGGATTTAAGGTCTGAATTTCCTGTTTTGTTTGTACCTTACAAGGAGTCACGACTGAGAATTCCTCATTCGGAAACTATAGAGAAATGTTCAG CTTGTGATGGTCGAGGAAATGTAGTTTGTCCTACTTGCAATGCAGATCAAGAGCCAGGGTTTTACAAGGAGGGTCAAATGGCCCAGTGTCCTACTTGCTACGGAAGGGGTCTAATTGCTCACAAGGACGGATCTGACTCAAT ATGCCTGAAGTGTAAAGGTAACGGGAAACTTCCTTGTGTGACATGTGAATCTCGTGGCCTGATCAAATGCCAAACATGCCAAGGTGGTGGTTCTCTTTTGTCACGGAAAGTAGCTGTTGTTAGATG GAGGACACTTTCAACCCGGAAAGTAAACGCTACAAGTGGAGCAGGTTCTGTTCCAGATGACGTGTTTCACCGAGCAAAGGGAGTTCAGTTGTGCAATAACCAAGCTTACCAGTGCACTCCAGCCTACTTTGCTGATTCATATTTTCTTAACAAGTTCTCTTCTGAAGTAATTGCAGAGAGGCCTTCAATACCTACTACTGCAAGGATCATATGCGAGCGCCACACCATCTCTGTTGTCCCGGTGACTCGCGTGACCATGACTGATCGTAATCGCTCCTTCAGTTTCTATATTATTGGAAATGGAAGAGAGGTTTATATGAAAGACTACTATCCTTCTAGGTTTTGTTGGGGCCTTTGTCCTTGCTTGGAATGGTTGAAACTATAA